CTGGACAAAGCTGGCGGCAAAAGAGTTGATGGATTTCCAGAGAATTCTTGTAAAGTCCATGCAAGCTGGAGATATACCTAACATTTCTTCACATTACGATTCTATTGACTACCGTTGGACGTTTGCTGGCAGTTTTCTGTATGCACTTACTCTAATAACTACTATTGGTAAGTTATTAATCATAATTTATAGCTTATTTTAAAGGgcccaggcctccctcctttgtaggagaggggatatgaggCTTCCATCTACCATACTGCTCCAATgggggttggtgggcttaggataATAATGTGAAATTCATTAACAGCCACTTACGGTCGTTTATGATAATGACGGGCCTGACGGTTTAACGTACACTCTGAGAGACGAAGGTGTGTCATCACTATCTTTTCAACTCCGGGCTAAGAATGTAACTGAAAATTtattagaagaaataaaatctcaTAAAGCTCGACTCAGGATTTGATGCCAGGTTCTTGTGatctgaaaccacataggctaacacTGGATCAACGAGGAAGtacttctactaatattatacacgcGAAAggttgtatagatgtttggatgttcgttactctttaacgccgcaactactgaaccgatttgggtgTTTAAAAAGAAGGTAGATtgaaacacataggctaatttttatcccgaaaaaatgtgAGCTTTGCCAAAGACATGGTGGTATGAatgcttgttactctttcacgtcgcgactactgaactgaattcgctgaaatttggaattgagatagattatagcctggagtTACGCAAAGGCTTATCATCCCTAAAATTTAATGGTTGCCttgagatttgtgaaaagctgattATGATGTTTGTTATGAATGGTATGAGTATTTGTTACTGTTTCatgcaaaaactactgaatagatttggctgaaatttgaaatggacaCGATTTAAGGAAAACCTAATTTTATGGGGACCAAGTCGCAGGtatcagctagtaataatatatttttattaaataatttcttttcattttgtttgtttaggtACAATGTGTTTTCCAATGTTTACCTTAATTATCGGCTTTGTTATATTGTCCGATTATATTAATTAGCAAACCGCCGATAGCAAAAACATAGCTATTAATAAATGAGTTACtgaaattaattgataaatttattcttttgtcCTCAGGTCATGGAAGAGTCACTCCGAAATCATCCACTGGAAAGCTAGTAGCGGTAGCATACGCATGTGTCGGCATACCCCTTATAATGCTCTATTTGTCAACAATCGGCGAAGCACTTGCAAGAAATTTTCGAGCCCTCTACTCCAAACTTTGCCCAGCGAGACTAAAAAGCGGAGATTTTCACACAAAAGCCGATTGTCTCAGTAGATACACTCTGCCCGGTGTGGAGTGCAGGCAATTCGTAGACTGTGATAGAAAAGATAAACTATACGATCGTCAGAAGCGAACGCCGTTCCAAGCTGCGCTTAATCTTGACAGCTTTAGTGGCGGATATCATTGGACGTGTCGGGACCATACGCGAGTGCCGATCGTTATAAGTTTACTTCTCATCGTCCTGTATATAGCTTTAGGTACGTTTGTATTCCATTCAACGGAAAAGTGGACCTTTGTCGATGGATGCTACTTTTCTTTCTCAAGCCTTGCGACTATAGGCTTCGGGAATCTAAAGCCAGGGTTGTACGCCAGCACCGTGTCGGCGAAAGCGGAAGACATGGCTGTGGGTGTGTGCTGTATATACATTTTAGTGGGGATTGTGGTGGTAGCTATGTGTTTCAATTTAATTCAGGAGGACATGAGTTTGATGTTACGCGGTTTCACAGCACTCTGTACCGGCGGTTCGAAAGCTCGAGCAATTCACAACGTGGAGAAATGTGAGGATAAGATTTCAATGGCGGTGGTGTCTTGACATAGAGAGGCGGCTGACGGGCCGCCGGTCTGCCAGGAGAAGAGGGCACAAGTGACTTTTAAGATTGACAGCTCGAATCCAACGAAGTTCAACAGCTTGCCGCGGCGGAAATCCTCAGCGTACGGGGAAGAGAGTTTCCAGAGAAACACGCCAGCTCGTCGGTCAGCTGGGCATGCGGAGCGTTGTGTCGAATATTTTGTACCGCGTAGTTTAAGTGAGTTTAACCTAAGTGGGGCTGGTGTGGGGGCGAGCGAGCTGGTATCCGTCGGTGTTAGCTCCTTTAGTGACAAGGCTCGGGTCAGACGCGACAAAATGGTGACTTTTGAAGACGAAAGCGCCGGCTCTGAGAATCGTGTGCTTGCGGATGACGTGTTCATGTAATTAGACACTTTCACTTATGTAACTAAGTATAAAGTTGTTGGTTTGGACACgatttgttatatattaataaagtttTGCAATAAACTGTgtaatcaatttttattttaactttacatAAAGTACACTGAGAAATTCCTGAtgcgccatacttaaaatacgtagcaaatCAGACACTATTACGCCTATAGCCGGCACTATGTTGTATACAAGCTGCAATGTAACGTGTTGTTGCTTCTAAACGGTACAATAAGCTGcgtcattactaagtatacggcatctattgtaAGTATTCTGCACCTGTAGTAAATAGTGATGTGCTAGCTCCGTATGTAAGTAGCTCATTTAAGTAGCTTATACCTATTGTTAGTGAAGTATTTTGCTTTGTCTTCATCAATGAttgagtaataataaataaaaaatatacttcttATTGCAATAGTCGTCCGCGAGTCGAAATATTACAGACCTTCTTCCTTGAATCACGATGCTCCGAAGCTCGTTTCGTGGGCTTAGGGAAAGTTCAACTTCGTGACGATAACTATCAGATGTTTCTATCAGTTACCTGAGGCCAAAAGGGTATATTCCAGaaactttccaactccggaATGGTAGCACagttgctactgagaatttcaaaGCTCAAACGTGACTTCCACCGACTTCGAAGAATGAAAATGTGGATTTTCTTTCCTTAGTTATAGTTATCAGTTATAGTTAAACTGACTAAGTTTCGAACCCAGAATCTTATGATCCGTAACTGGACTACCAGACTAAAGAGTCAagtataatagtttttttttattctttattaaacaATTAGTCCTGATGAaaaactgatgatgcaatctaaaatagaagtgggctaacttgttaggcataggataaaaatccacatctaTTTTGGTTTCTACAGGAAATCGtgtcggaacgctaaatcgcttggtggtacgcagtcattgccggtagggtgataacaagccacggccgaaatcATCCACCAGACAGACTTgaaccagttaagaaaacctcattctgcccagccggggatcgagtccaggacctccgtcctaTCATtcctacgattgcgagaaaataaaataattcagtacagtacTGAGAATCAGACCAAGAACTTTGCGCATTTAATGTAAACAGTTTACCTAATAGTAACTACCTTCTCGCATTGGTATAGACAATATTAATTGATGACAAAAGCTCTATAATCATTAAAAGCTTAAAGTGTATTATCGTGCTCTAaagatttatgtattttaataatcctTTTCTTCCCCTCGTTCATGTTTTCAGcaatat
Above is a window of Bicyclus anynana chromosome 8, ilBicAnyn1.1, whole genome shotgun sequence DNA encoding:
- the LOC112042819 gene encoding TWiK family of potassium channels protein 7-like; translation: MMIEEGGRGTSKRAIRTDPPPTEEPNCCFLSRRDDTRLFCCRCAHKRRASPLTCLAICFLVLTYNLLGAFLFLAIEGNSIPEETSVAASKPNLSQSQSGDLRSKTVERLWSITEDLNILYKENWTKLAAKELMDFQRILVKSMQAGDIPNISSHYDSIDYRWTFAGSFLYALTLITTIGHGRVTPKSSTGKLVAVAYACVGIPLIMLYLSTIGEALARNFRALYSKLCPARLKSGDFHTKADCLSRYTLPGVECRQFVDCDRKDKLYDRQKRTPFQAALNLDSFSGGYHWTCRDHTRVPIVISLLLIVLYIALGTFVFHSTEKWTFVDGCYFSFSSLATIGFGNLKPGLYASTVSAKAEDMAVGVCCIYILVGIVVVAMCFNLIQEDMSLMLRGFTALCTGGSKARAIHNVEKCEDKISMAVVS